A stretch of DNA from Streptomyces rubradiris:
CGTCGAGGTCGGCGACTGGCGGGATCACAACCGCAATCACAAGGGCCCCTGGGGGCCCGTCCACGGCGTGATGATCCACCACACGGTGACCCGGGGCAGCGAGCGGACGGTGGACCTGTGCCGCGACGGCCACCCGGACCTGCCGGGCCCGCTGTGCCACGGCGTGATCACCAAGGACGGCAGGGTCCACCTGGTCGGCTACGGCCGCGCCAACCACGCCGGGTCCGGCGACGACGAGGTGCTGCGGGCGGTGATCGCCGAGAAGGGGCTGCCGCCGGACAACGAGGCGAACACCGACGGCAACCGGCACTTCTACGGCTTCGAGTGCGAGAACATGGGCGACGGGGAGGACCCGTGGCCGGATGAGCAGCTGGAGGCGATCGTCCGGGCCGCCGCGGCCCTGTGCCGCCGGCACGGCTGGACGGAGCGGTCGGTCATCGGCCACCTGGAGTGGCAGCCGGGGAAGGTGGATCCGCGGGGTGTCTCGATGCGTTCCCTCAGGCAGCGGGTGCGGGAACGGCTGAAGGAGTAGCGCCGTGGCGCGCCGGCCGCGGGCCGCGCCGACGCCGGTCGCGCGTTCCCGCGCCCCCGGCCGGTCCGGTCACCGCCCGGCCGGCAGCCGCGCCCGGACACCCCGCCCCGGGCGACAATGGAGCCGTGACCAGCACCGGACCGCTCGCCCCGCGCCTGCCCTCCCCGCTTCAGGAGGTGCGGGACCCCCGGTTCGAGCGCCGCGGGCTCCGGCTGCTGCTCAAGCGCGACGACCTCATCCACCCCCATCTCGTCGGCAACAAGTGGCGCAAGCTGGTGCCGAACATCGCGGCGGCCGGCGGCCGGCCCCTGGTCACCTTCGGCGGGGCCTACTCCAACCACCTGCGGGCCACCGCCGCCGCGGGCCGGTTGCTGGGCCTGCCCACCACGGGCGTGGTGCGCGGTCAGGAGCTGGCCGGCCGCCCGCTCAACCCGTCCCTGGCCCGGTGCGCGGCCGACGGCATGCGGCTGCACTTCGTCGACAGATCGACCTACCGCCGCAAGACCGAGCCGGAGACCCTAACCAGAATCCTGCGCGCGGCCGGTGCCGAGGGCGCGTACGTCGTCCCGGAGGGCGGCAGCAACGCCGAGGCGGTGCACGGCTGCCGGGCGCTGGGCGCGGAACTGCGCGGCCAGGCCGAGGTCGTCGCGGTCGCCTGCGGCACCGGCGGCACCCTCGCCGGACTGGCCGCCGGACTCGGGACGGACGGGCGCGCGCTCGGCATACCGGTCCTGAAGGGCGGTTTCCTGGAGGCTGACATACAGACGCTGCAGGAACGTGCCTTCGGCGCCCGTACCGGCGTCTGGTCCCTGGACGACCGCTTCCACTGCGGCGGGTACGCCCGTACGACTCCCGAACTGGAGGCGTTCGCAAGCGACTTCGAGCAGCGGCACGGACTGCCCGTGGAACGTCTCTATGTCGCCAAGTTGCTCCACGGGCTTGTCGCCCTCGCGGAAGAGGGCGCCTTCGCGCGCGGGAGCACGATCGCCGCCGTCGTCACCGGGCGGCCGTTCCCGGAGCCCCCTCCAGTCGCCCCGGAGCGCTAACCGGCCTCCCTGAAGGCCGCCGCCTCCTCCAGGTCCAGGCGCCTGAGCAGGGCGCGCAGCATCTCGTCGTCGATGTGACGGTGGTCGCGGAGCCTGACGAAGACCTCGCGTTCGGCGCTGATCATCTCCCGGGACAGCCGGCGGTAGGTGTCGTCCACGGACTCGCCGGTGACCGGGTTGACCTGGCCGAGCCGCTCCCAGACGGCGTTGCGGCGGCGCTCCAGGACGGTGCGCAGCCGGTCGACGAGCGGCGGCGGCAGGGCGTTGCGCTCGTCGGCGAGCAAGTCGTCGAGCCGGGCCTCGGCGGCCCGCGACGCCTGCGCCTGGGCGTTGGCCTCGGCGAGGGTCTCGGCCTGCCGGTCGCGGCCGGGGAAACGCAGCAGCCGGATCAGCGGCGGCAGCGTCACGCCCTGCACGACGAGCGTGCCGATGACGGTGGTGAAGGTCAGGAAGAGGATCAGGTTGCGCGGGCCGTCGGCCATGGTCGACGGGATGGCGAAGGCGATGGCAAGGGAGACGACCCCGCGCATGCCGGCCCACGAGGTGACCATCGCGCCCCGCCAGGTGGGGTTCTCCTCGCGCGCGCGGATGCGCTCCGACAGCAGCCGGGGCAGGAAGGTGGCCGGGTAGACCCAGACGAACCGGGCCACCACGACGACCAGGAAGACGGCGACCGCGTACCACACCGCGGCGAGCCCCTGGTACTCCCCGAGCCGCTTGAGGACGATCGGCAGTTGCAGCCCGATCAGGGCGAACACCGCGGACTCCAGCACGAAGGCGACCATCTTCCACACCGCCTCCTCCTGGAGCCGGGTGGCGAAGTCGACCTCCCACGCGCGGTGGCCGAGGTAGAGGGCGACGACCACGACGGCGAGCACCCCGGAGGCGTGCGCCTGCTCGGCGACCCCGTAGGCGACGAACGGGATCAGCAGCGAGAGCGTGTTCTGCAGCAGCGGCTCGTTCAGATGGGTGCGCAGCCAGTGCAGGGGTGCCATGAGGACCAGCCCGATCCCGACCCCGCCGACCGCGGCGAGCGCGAACTCGCCGATGCCGCCGGCCCAGGTGGCGCCCGCGCCGACGGCGGCGCCGAGCGCCACCTTGTAGGCGGTGATCGCGGTGGCGTCGTTCACCAGGGACTCGCCCTGGAGGATGGTGGTGATCCGGGAGGGCAGGCCGACCCGGCGCGCGACGGCCGCGGCGGCCACCGCGT
This window harbors:
- a CDS encoding N-acetylmuramoyl-L-alanine amidase, with product MASPMSASEFLDALRAEGVTVVEVGDWRDHNRNHKGPWGPVHGVMIHHTVTRGSERTVDLCRDGHPDLPGPLCHGVITKDGRVHLVGYGRANHAGSGDDEVLRAVIAEKGLPPDNEANTDGNRHFYGFECENMGDGEDPWPDEQLEAIVRAAAALCRRHGWTERSVIGHLEWQPGKVDPRGVSMRSLRQRVRERLKE
- a CDS encoding 1-aminocyclopropane-1-carboxylate deaminase/D-cysteine desulfhydrase, whose amino-acid sequence is MTSTGPLAPRLPSPLQEVRDPRFERRGLRLLLKRDDLIHPHLVGNKWRKLVPNIAAAGGRPLVTFGGAYSNHLRATAAAGRLLGLPTTGVVRGQELAGRPLNPSLARCAADGMRLHFVDRSTYRRKTEPETLTRILRAAGAEGAYVVPEGGSNAEAVHGCRALGAELRGQAEVVAVACGTGGTLAGLAAGLGTDGRALGIPVLKGGFLEADIQTLQERAFGARTGVWSLDDRFHCGGYARTTPELEAFASDFEQRHGLPVERLYVAKLLHGLVALAEEGAFARGSTIAAVVTGRPFPEPPPVAPER
- a CDS encoding Na+/H+ antiporter, yielding MDVMPLLLLVAGSAAVAAAARRTPAPAPLLLVAVGLAVSYIPGVPSYTLDPHVVLPLLLPPLLYTSASDSSYLDLRAQLRPVALLSVGYVLFATVVVGWAAYAIVPGLSLPAALVLGAVVAPPDAVAAAAVARRVGLPSRITTILQGESLVNDATAITAYKVALGAAVGAGATWAGGIGEFALAAVGGVGIGLVLMAPLHWLRTHLNEPLLQNTLSLLIPFVAYGVAEQAHASGVLAVVVVALYLGHRAWEVDFATRLQEEAVWKMVAFVLESAVFALIGLQLPIVLKRLGEYQGLAAVWYAVAVFLVVVVARFVWVYPATFLPRLLSERIRAREENPTWRGAMVTSWAGMRGVVSLAIAFAIPSTMADGPRNLILFLTFTTVIGTLVVQGVTLPPLIRLLRFPGRDRQAETLAEANAQAQASRAAEARLDDLLADERNALPPPLVDRLRTVLERRRNAVWERLGQVNPVTGESVDDTYRRLSREMISAEREVFVRLRDHRHIDDEMLRALLRRLDLEEAAAFREAG